A genomic region of Xiphophorus couchianus chromosome 9, X_couchianus-1.0, whole genome shotgun sequence contains the following coding sequences:
- the prkar1ab gene encoding protein kinase, cAMP-dependent, regulatory, type I, alpha (tissue specific extinguisher 1) b: protein MASGSTSSEEERSLRECEQYVQKHNIQQLLKDCIVQLCTSRPDRPMAFLREYFERLEKEEAKQIQNQQKASSSRSDSRDEEVSPPMNPVVKGRRRRGAFSAEVYTEEDAASYVRKVIPKDYKTMAALAKAIEKNVLFSHLDDNERSDIFDAMFPVTYIAGETVIQQGDEGDNFYVIDQGEMDVYVNNEWVTSIGEGGSFGELALIYGTPRAATVRAKTNVKLWGIDRDSYRRILMGSTLRKRKMYEEFLRKVSILESLDKWERLTVADALEPVQFEDGQKIVVQGEPGDEFFIILEGSAAVLQRRSENEEFVEVGRLGPSDYFGEIALLMNRPRAATVVARGPLKCVKLDRPRFERVLGPCSDILKRNIQQYNSFVSLSV, encoded by the exons ATGGCATCTGGAAGTACGAGCAGCGAGGAGGAGCGGAGCCTCAGGGAGTGTGAGCAGTACGTGCAGAAACACAACatccagcagctgctgaaggACTGCATCGTCCAGCTGTGCACCTCCAGGCCCGACCGGCCCATGGCGTTCCTCAGGGAATACTTCGAGAGGCTGGAAAAG GAGGAGGCCAAGCAGATTCAGAACCAGCAGAAGGCCAGCAGCTCCCGCTCAGACTCGCGCGATGAAGAAGTGTCTCCGCCCATGAACCCAGTGGTGAAGGGTCGCCGGCGGAGAGGAGCCTTCAGTGCCGAGGTTTACACAGAGGAGGACGCAGCCTCGTACGTCAGGAAG GTGATTCCAAAGGACTACAAAACCATGGCTGCTTTGGCTAAAGCCATTGAAAAGAATGTGCTCTTCTCACACCTGGATGACAATGAAAGGAG TGACATATTTGATGCCATGTTTCCAGTCACCTACATTGCTGGGGAAACAGTCATTCAGCAAG GTGATGAAGGGGACAACTTCTACGTCATCGACCAAGGAGAGATGGAT GTGTACGTGAACAACGAGTGGGTGACCAGCATCGGAGAGGGAGGCAGCTTCGGAGAGCTGGCACTCATCTACGGCACCCCGAGAGCGGCTACAGTCAGAGCCAAGACCAACGTGAAGCTGTGGGGCATCGACAGAGACAGCTACAGGAGAATACTCATG GGAAGCACTTTGAGAAAGAGGAAGATGTACGAGGAATTCCTCAGGAAAGTGTCCATTTTAG AGTCTCTTGATAAATGGGAGCGTCTGACGGTGGCCGACGCCTTAGAGCCCGTTCAGTTTGAGGATGGCCAGAAGATCGTGGTGCAGGGCGAGCCCGGAGATGAGTTCTTCATCATTTTAGAg ggTTCAGCAGCTGTCTTGCAGCGTCGCTCCGAGAATGAAGAATTTGTTGAAGTAGGAAGATTAGGACCGTCTGACTACTTTG GTGAGATTGCTCTGCTGATGAACCGCCCTCGCGCTGCCACAGTGGTCGCCCGCGGCCCCCTGAAGTGCGTGAAGCTGGACCGGCCCCGTTTCGAGCGCGTCCTGGGCCCCTGCTCAGACATTCTGAAACGCAACATCCAGCAGTACAACAGCTTCGTGTCGCTGTCTGTCTGA